The Marinomonas profundi DNA segment ACAGTGGTAGCGTGTTGTTGTCTGAATTTTTATCAATGAATAACAATAAGCGGAATAAAAGCATGTCGAAAACATTAATAGGAAAAATCGCGGTGGTGACGGGTGGCGCGTCAGGAATTGGCCTTGCTAGCGTTGAAGGCATGATAGCCGAAGGCGCTCAAGTGGTGATCGTTGACCGAGATGAATCGGCATTGCAAGCGTTGCAAGACAAGCATGGTGACGCGGTCGTGACCTTGGCTGTGGACTTGTTGGACCCCGTTGCTTGCTCGGCGTTGGTGCCGCGAATTTTAGAAAAAACCAACGTGATTGATATTTTTCATGCCAATGCTGGCTTGTATGTCGGCGGTGATCTCGTTGATGCAGACAACGACGCCATAGATCGAATGTTGAATCTGAATATCAACGTGGTTATTAAAAACGTACGCGATGTATTACCGCATATGATCGAACGAGGCGTGGGCGATATTTTAATCACCAGCTCGTTAGCAGGGCATTTCCCGACCCCTTGGGAACCGGTTTACGCCTCGTCAAAATGGGCGATAAATTGCTTTGTTCAGACGGTGCGTAGACAAGTCAGCAAGCACGGCATTCGCGTTGGTTCCGTGTCGCCCGGCCCGGTCATTACGTCTCTGCTATCGGATTGGCCCGCAGAAAAACTCGCAGAAGCCAAAGCAAAAGGCAGCTTGATGGACGCCAGCGACGTCGCTGAAGCGCTAATATTTATGCTAACGCGTCCTCGTCATGTGACGATTCGGGATGTGGTGATGTTGCCGTCGCAATTTGATCTCTAGTGGCAATTTGACTTCTATAATAAGAGCCCTTGGTTGTCAGCTATAATCGAATATAACTATCGAATAGAGTGATCAAATAAAACTAAACCCGTCGAATTTGACGGGTTTAGTTTGGGTTATATTAAGTGGCTATGAACAAAAGCAAGTGGCTATGGACAAAAGCATCAGCTGAAAAATTATACAAGATCAAACAATAGCGCTTTGACGCGTTGCTCGCTGAGTCGTTCAAAGTGTATTTCTGTTACCTCTTCAATTTTTGCGCCGTCGCCGGGTTTAATGGTGATGCCGTCTTCTAGCGAGAGTTCCCCTTCAATGACGTGCACGTAGTAATGGCGCTTGCTGTCGGCTTGCCATGTGGCGGTTTGTTGATCTTCTAGGATCAGTTGGATCAGCTGCATGTTTTGTTTTATGTGCAGTGTGCCGTCCGCGCCATCTGGGGTGATGATGGTGGTGAAGCCTTGTGCTTGGCTAAATTCCTTTTGTTGATAGCCCGGTTGTCCGCCTAGCTGGTTGGGTTGTATCCAAATCTGTAAGAATTTCAGCATGTCACTTTTAGAGGCGTTGAATTCGCTGTGGTAAATGCCTTTGCCTGCGGACATGAGTTGGTATTCGCCGGCGGGCAGTTCTTTTACGTTGCCTGCGCTGTCTTTGTGGGCGATGGTGCCTTCCAGTACTAGGCTCAGGATTTCCATGTCTTTGTGGCCGTGGGTTTCAAAACCTGCGCCGGGTGTGACGGTGTCGTCGTTGATAACGCGCAGGTGGGAAAAGCCCATGTGCTGAGGGTCGTAGTAGTTGCCAAATGAAAACGTATGATGGCTGTTTAACCAACCAAAGTTGGCGTGTCCACGGTCTTGGGCGTTGCGAAGTGTGATCATGGTGTTTCTCCTAAAAGTTGTTTAAGTACTCATGTCTTAACGAATGACGTGAGTGTAGACGGTGGAAAAATAAAAGAAAATCGGAAGGTTTTGAGCTAGTATTTCAAAAAAATTGAATAAAGGTGAAGCAATGGCATACGCGGTGACATTAGAAGCATTACGGGTATTGGAGGCGATCCATCAGTTGGGCAGTTTTGCCGCCGCGGCGGACGCTTTGTTCAAGGTGCCGTCGGCATTGACCTATACGGTGAAAAAGCTGGAAGACGATTTAGGTGTGGCCTTGTTTGATCGATCTCGACAAAAAGCCGTGCTCACGCCAGCAGGGCATCTCGTGTTGGAGCAGGGGAGAGCCATTTTAGCGGCCGCCATGCGCTTAGAAGATTCGATCAAGCAATTTGAGTCCGGCTGGGAGCCTAAGCTGAGAATCGCCCGTGATACCGTGCTGCTGGAATCACCTCTGATGTCGGTGGTGGGGGACTTTTTGTCACAGAGTCGGCCGGTTGAGTTAACCTTGTCGGAAGAAGCGGTCGGTGGTGGTTGGGATGCCTTGCAAGACGATAGGGCCGATTTGGTCATAGGCGCGACAGGCGAGTTGCCAAAAGGCAATGTGCATATTCGTGCCATTGGCGAGATTGAGTTTGTCTTTGCGGTGTCGCCAACGCATCCGTTGGCCTTGACCGCTGGGCCGATTACGGCGGCGCAATTACGTCACTATCCGGCGATTGTGGTGGCCGACAGTTCAAAAATTTTGCCAGCGCGCAGCAGTGGTGTTTTTGAGAGTCGCCAAGTGCTTAGGGTCGATACCATGCGCAGTAAAATTCAGGCGCAATGTTTGGGTTTAGGCGTGGGGTATTTGCCGAAGCATCGTATTGTTGAGGAGCTGAATTCGGGGTGTTTGGTGTTGCGTCAGTGTGAGTTGCCAAGGCCAAATCAAATGGCGTATTTGGCGTGGCGTAAAGATGATCCGGGCAAAGGCTTGTCGTGGTTTGTAGAACAATTGGCCATTCAGGATTGGCAGCTTTGTCATTCCCGCGAAGGGGTGTATCGCTAAACGAATTTCGTCGATCTTGTCGTGCTTTAGCGCGTCAAGGGTTTTGGTTTGGTGTGATCGGGCTTTTGACGGCCTAAAGGCTGACAGGTGATTACCTCGTGCTTTCGGGCAGGGGGCATTTGGGTTATTTTTTAAGGGGTGTTTGTGTTTTCTCTCTCTCTTTCCGTGTTGCCGGTGTTTTTGTTGTTGATGGCGGGGGCGGTGTGCCAGCGTTGGCGCTTTCCGATGGAAGGTTTTTGGTCGGGGGTGGATAAGCTGTCTTATTGGTTGCTGTTTCCGGCCTTGTTGTTTCATAAAACCTCGCAGATCGACTTCAGCAATCCTATGTTGCCAAAGTACGCGTTTATTTTGTTGTTTGCCTTGTTGGTGACGGCGGTTTTTGTGTTTGCCAGTACGTGGTTGATGAAGGTGGTGGCGCCGACGGCGTCGTCTATGTTGCAGGCGGGAGTGCGTTTTAATACCTTCGTGATGTTAGCCTTGGCGGGCAGCTTGTATGGTGATGAGGGGCTGGTGTTGGCGGCGTTGGGTGCGTCGGTGCTGATTCCGTCCATCAATGTGTTTTTGGTGGTGTCGATGACCTTGATGCATGGGCCGTCTTCGGCGGACCGTTCGTCTTCCAGTTCTTTACCCCGTTTATTAAGCAGTGCCTTGATTCGTAATCCGTTGATTGTGTCGATTGTGCTGGGCAGCAGTTTGAATTTGTTGGGCTGGACGCCGATTATTTTGCTCTCCGACGTAGTGGGAATGTTGTCCCAAGCGGCGTTGCCGTTGGTGTTGTTGGCGGTGGGTGCCAGTGTGCGTTTTGAGAGCATTCGTTCTGTCGGCATGACGTTTGTGATGTCGTCGGTAGCGCGTTTTGTGGTGTTTCCTTTGGTGATTGGGGTGATGTGTTGGTGGCTGGATGTGCGTGGTTTGCCCGCCCTGGTGGCGGTTTTGTTTGGCGTGGTGCCAACGGCAACATCGGCTTATGCCTTGGCGCGCCAGCTAGGAGGCGATGCGGATAGAATGTCGGCTTATATTACCATGCAGACCTTGTTGTCTGTGGTGACCTTGCCCGCCAGCGTGTGGTTGAGCCAGATGTATTTAGGCTGAAGCAGAGCAAGGGTGTGGTTGAATAAACAGGGTGAAAAAGATATGTTGCGGTGTTTTTGCATATCAATATTGATATGAGGTTTGCTGTAACTTGCATTTGAAAGCACAGGAAGTGAGTTATATTCTCAATGGCAGAGTGGCATGTGATTGGCAATAAGCTGCTATGTGGCGCTCAGGTACAGATCACAACAAAAACAAAAAGGAATCTAGTATGCAATCTCTCTCTGTTCGTTCTTCTGTTTGCCATTCGTTACCATGGTTGGGTGCTTTTAAGCGCAAGGCTTTGCTGACGACTTTTTCTGTGTTGCTTCCTGTGTTGTCTGCTTCGGCAATGGCCGCTGATCTCACCATAGGTTTTTCGCAAATTGGCTCTGAAAGTGGCTGGCGAACGTCTGAAACCGAATCCATTAAAGCTGAGGCTGAACGCCGTGGCTATGATCTAAAATTCTCCGATGCGCAACAAAAGCAAGAAAATCAAATCAAGGCGGTGCGTTCGTTTATTGCGCAAGGCGTTGATGGCATTTTGCTGGCGCCTGTGGTGGAAACTGGTTGGGATCAAGTGTTAAAAGAAGCCCAACGGGCGAAAATCCCCGTTGTCTTGATTGACCGTGGTGTGGCGGCAGACCCTAGTTTGTACCTAACCAAAGTGGCGTCTGATTTTACTGAAGAAGGTGCCTTGGCGGCTTCTTGGTTAGCGGCGCAGACTAATGGTCGTTGTAACATTGTTGAGCTGCAAGGCTCGGTGGGTTCGTCTGCGGCCATTGACCGTAAAACGGGCTTTGACGCGGTGATTGGTAACTTCCCCAATATGACCATTATCCGTTCTCAGTCTGGTTCCTTTACCCGTGCTGGCGGTAAAGAAGTGATGGAGAGTTTCTTAAAAGCCGAAGGCGGTGCGAAGAATATTTGCGCGCTGTTTGCTCACAATGACGACATGGCATTGGGCGCGATTTTGGCGATGAAAGAAGCGGGCGTGAAGCCAACCAAAGACATTTTAGTGGTGTCTATTGATGCGGTGCCAGATATCTTTAAAGCCATGGCCGATGGCGAAGCCAATGCGACTATCGAGTTGAATCCTCATCTTGGTGGCCCAGCATTTGATGCGATTCTAGCGTCTCAAAAAGGCGAGAAAGTCGACAAATGGATCAAGGCAAACGGTCCATTGTACCTTCCAGACACAGCGGCTGCGGAATACGCGAAGCGTAAATAATAGACAGACACACCTAGGGGCGAGACGCTCCTGTTCCTAGGTGTGAATTATTTTTTATGTTAGCCAAAACGGAGACCGCGAATCATGTCGCATTTAGTCCAAGAAACCTTGGCCGTTACAGAAATTAAAGACCCCCTGATAGCTAAAGAAGCCTTGCGAGTCGCAGCGGCGCACAGTGCTGTTCGTCCTTTGCTCGACATCCAACATTTATGCAAATCTTTTACCGGTGTTCAAGCGCTTAATGGCGTGTCTTTGCAGATTCAACCGGGCGAGATTCGTGCTTTGTTGGGCGAAAATGGCGCGGGTAAATCCACGCTGATTAAGGTGCTAACCGGCGTTTATCCACGCGACAGCGGTGAAATTGTATTAGACGGTATGCCGATTAATGCCTCCGATAGCGGCCATGCTCAGCGTTTAGGCATCAGCACCGTGTATCAAGAAGTGAACCTGATTCCGACCATGTCGGTGATGGAAAACCTGACCTTACAACATCAAGCAAAAACCTTTGGTCTGATTAGCTGGAAGAAAGCCGAAATCCGCGCCCGAGAATTATTAGCACAAGTCGGTTTAGACATTGACCCATTGCGCCAGCTAGACACCTATTCGATTGCCATTCAACAGTTGGTGGCGATTGCCCGAGCGTTAAGTACAGAAGCGAAAATGCTGATTTTAGATGAGCCGACGGCCAGTCTGGACAGTGATGAAATCAAGCAGTTATTTGATCTGATGAAACGTCTGAAGTCCGAAGGCTTGGGCATTATTTTTGTCACGCATTTCTTGGATCAGGTCTACAGCATCACCGATAGTATCACGGTGCTACGTAATGGCGAGTGCATCGGTACTTTTAACACCGCCGAGCTGACGCGGTCCAACTTGGTCAGTCATATGGTGGGTAAGTCGTTGGAAGAGCTTGCGCCAACCGCCCATGACCATTCCATTAAGCGCGAACGCACCGAACTCTTGCAGTTAAATAATGTGGGCAAACAGCGTTATTTGCAGCCGTTAGATTTGAGCATTGCCGCCGGAGAAATTGTCGGCGTCGCGGGGCTACTTGGCTCGGGTCGCACTGAACTGTGTGAATTGGCGTATGGTTCGGTGAAACCAGATCAAGGGGAAGTCACGCTGGGTAAGCATTCGTTGACGAAATCGTCTTTGCGGCGGGCGATCCAAGAAGGCATGGGCTATTGTCCAGAAGATCGTAAGCAAGACGGCATCGTGGCGGAACTGAGTGTCAGAGAAAACATGATTCTTGCGCTGCAAGCGAGCAAAGGTTGGTGGTCGCCGATTTCCATGGCAGAGCAGCAAAACCTAGTGGAAGAAATGATTCAGCGTTTGGCGATCAAAACACCTGATATGGACAAGCCCATCGGTGAGTTAAGCGGTGGCAATCAGCAAAAAGTGATTCTTGCTCGTTGGTTGATTACGCATCCGGCCTTGCTGATTTTAGACGAGCCCACTCGCGGTATTGATATCGGCGCTCACCACGAAATTATCCAGATCATTAAAGAGCTGTGTGAGCAGGGCATGGGCTTGTTGGTGGCGTCTTCTGAGCTGGAAGAATTGGTGATGTTTGCCCATCGGGTGGTGGTGATGAAAGACCATCATAAAATATCTGAGCTGCAGGGCGATGAGGTGTCAGAGCAAGCCATCTTGCGCACCATTGCCAGTTAAAGTGTGATTGTAAGTCTCTTTATTAATCTCTTTTATAAGCCAGTATTCAAAGTAGCTGTTTCTATGAAAAAACATAATTTTCTGCATAAACATCAAAAAACGCTCGCGCCCTTGTTGTCGCTGGTGTTGATTATTTTGGTCACCGCCTCGGTTACACCGGGTTTTTTGAGCATTCAAATGGTGGATGGGCACTTGTTTGGTAGCCTGTTGGATATTCTTCATCGCGCTACGCCAACGGCCTTGGTGGCATTGGGCATGGCGGTGGTGATTGGCACGCGCGGTATTGATTTGTCGGTGGGCGCGGTGATTGCCATTTCTGGGGCGGTCACTGCGGTGTTGACGGTGAATACTGATTGGCCCGTTTGGTTAGTGATTGTATGCGCCTTGGGAGTGGGCATGTTGTGCGGTTTGTGGAATGGAATTTTGGTGTCGGTGTTTTCTATCCAGCCGATTGTTGCCACCTTGATTTTGATGGTGGCGGGACGCGGTATCGCACAGATGATCACCGAAGGGCAAATCGTCACTTTTCATTCTGAGGTATTGGACGCCATTGGCAATGGCTATTTCTTGGCGTTTCCGATTCGGGTGTGGATTGCGATAGGCATGATTGTATTGACGCTGGTGGTGATGCGAAAAACCGCGCTGGGTTTGTTTATTGAAGCGGTAGGCGCCAATGTGCGAGCCAGTCGTTTGATGGGGATCGAAGCGCGTTTGTTGGTCTTGTCGGCTTACGTGTTTTCCGGATTTTGTGCGGCGCTGAGCGGTATTATTCTCGCGGCGGACATTCGTGGCGCGGATGCTAATAACGCCGGATTATGGCTAGAACTGGATGCGATTTTGGCGGTGGTTTTGGCCGGAGCCTCGTTAGCGGGCGGGCGTATTTATTTGCTGCTGACCATTGTTGGTGTGCTGATTATCCAAACCTTAACCACGGCGATTCTAACCAGTGGTTTGCCAGCGCAATACAACTTGGTGGTGAAAGCGACCATTATCCTGGCGGTGCTGCTGATTCAATCACCGAAAACACGTCAATGGATCTCTGGTTTTTTTACGAAAAAGCAGAATGCAGGTAAAGACAGTGTCGGGAAAAACAGTGTCGGTAAAAACAGTACCGATAAAGGGAGCGCGAAAGTATGATAAATGAACGTAACTTGCCAATACTGGCAACCCTGTTGGTTTTCATCCTGCTGTATGGTTTTGGTGTGTACGAATACAAGGGCTTTCGTGACACCTTGGTGTTTTCAAATTTACTGACTGACAATGCATTTTTGATCATCACTGCGATTGGTATGACCTTTGTGATTCTGTCTGGTGGCATTGATTTGTCGGTTGGGTCGATGATCGCCTTTATCGGTGTGTTGATGGCGTATCTTATTTCCAATACGGGCATGCACCCCTTGTTTGCTATTGGCATTGCCTTGGTTGTCGGCGTCGCCTTTGGTGCGGCCATGGGGGTGATTATTGCGTTTTTCGAGATACAGGCCTTTATTGTGACCTTGGCGGGGATGTTCTTGTTTCGCGGCTTGGCGTATCTGATCAACCTAGACGCGGTGCCGATTGATCATCCATTTATTTCAGGACTATACGATATTTATCTGCCTTTGCCGGGACGCGGTGGTTTGACCTTTATTGCTATGGCCATGTTGGTGTTGTTGGCAATAGGCATTCTAATTGCTCGTCGCACGCGTTTTGGTATGAGTGTCTATGCTTTGGGTGGCGACAGTCATTCGGCGGCGTTATTGGGCGTACCGGTGAAAAAAACCAT contains these protein-coding regions:
- a CDS encoding ABC transporter permease, whose product is MKKHNFLHKHQKTLAPLLSLVLIILVTASVTPGFLSIQMVDGHLFGSLLDILHRATPTALVALGMAVVIGTRGIDLSVGAVIAISGAVTAVLTVNTDWPVWLVIVCALGVGMLCGLWNGILVSVFSIQPIVATLILMVAGRGIAQMITEGQIVTFHSEVLDAIGNGYFLAFPIRVWIAIGMIVLTLVVMRKTALGLFIEAVGANVRASRLMGIEARLLVLSAYVFSGFCAALSGIILAADIRGADANNAGLWLELDAILAVVLAGASLAGGRIYLLLTIVGVLIIQTLTTAILTSGLPAQYNLVVKATIILAVLLIQSPKTRQWISGFFTKKQNAGKDSVGKNSVGKNSTDKGSAKV
- a CDS encoding ABC transporter substrate-binding protein, which codes for MQSLSVRSSVCHSLPWLGAFKRKALLTTFSVLLPVLSASAMAADLTIGFSQIGSESGWRTSETESIKAEAERRGYDLKFSDAQQKQENQIKAVRSFIAQGVDGILLAPVVETGWDQVLKEAQRAKIPVVLIDRGVAADPSLYLTKVASDFTEEGALAASWLAAQTNGRCNIVELQGSVGSSAAIDRKTGFDAVIGNFPNMTIIRSQSGSFTRAGGKEVMESFLKAEGGAKNICALFAHNDDMALGAILAMKEAGVKPTKDILVVSIDAVPDIFKAMADGEANATIELNPHLGGPAFDAILASQKGEKVDKWIKANGPLYLPDTAAAEYAKRK
- a CDS encoding SDR family oxidoreductase — encoded protein: MSKTLIGKIAVVTGGASGIGLASVEGMIAEGAQVVIVDRDESALQALQDKHGDAVVTLAVDLLDPVACSALVPRILEKTNVIDIFHANAGLYVGGDLVDADNDAIDRMLNLNINVVIKNVRDVLPHMIERGVGDILITSSLAGHFPTPWEPVYASSKWAINCFVQTVRRQVSKHGIRVGSVSPGPVITSLLSDWPAEKLAEAKAKGSLMDASDVAEALIFMLTRPRHVTIRDVVMLPSQFDL
- a CDS encoding AEC family transporter; this translates as MFSLSLSVLPVFLLLMAGAVCQRWRFPMEGFWSGVDKLSYWLLFPALLFHKTSQIDFSNPMLPKYAFILLFALLVTAVFVFASTWLMKVVAPTASSMLQAGVRFNTFVMLALAGSLYGDEGLVLAALGASVLIPSINVFLVVSMTLMHGPSSADRSSSSSLPRLLSSALIRNPLIVSIVLGSSLNLLGWTPIILLSDVVGMLSQAALPLVLLAVGASVRFESIRSVGMTFVMSSVARFVVFPLVIGVMCWWLDVRGLPALVAVLFGVVPTATSAYALARQLGGDADRMSAYITMQTLLSVVTLPASVWLSQMYLG
- a CDS encoding LysR substrate-binding domain-containing protein translates to MAYAVTLEALRVLEAIHQLGSFAAAADALFKVPSALTYTVKKLEDDLGVALFDRSRQKAVLTPAGHLVLEQGRAILAAAMRLEDSIKQFESGWEPKLRIARDTVLLESPLMSVVGDFLSQSRPVELTLSEEAVGGGWDALQDDRADLVIGATGELPKGNVHIRAIGEIEFVFAVSPTHPLALTAGPITAAQLRHYPAIVVADSSKILPARSSGVFESRQVLRVDTMRSKIQAQCLGLGVGYLPKHRIVEELNSGCLVLRQCELPRPNQMAYLAWRKDDPGKGLSWFVEQLAIQDWQLCHSREGVYR
- a CDS encoding sugar ABC transporter ATP-binding protein, whose amino-acid sequence is MSHLVQETLAVTEIKDPLIAKEALRVAAAHSAVRPLLDIQHLCKSFTGVQALNGVSLQIQPGEIRALLGENGAGKSTLIKVLTGVYPRDSGEIVLDGMPINASDSGHAQRLGISTVYQEVNLIPTMSVMENLTLQHQAKTFGLISWKKAEIRARELLAQVGLDIDPLRQLDTYSIAIQQLVAIARALSTEAKMLILDEPTASLDSDEIKQLFDLMKRLKSEGLGIIFVTHFLDQVYSITDSITVLRNGECIGTFNTAELTRSNLVSHMVGKSLEELAPTAHDHSIKRERTELLQLNNVGKQRYLQPLDLSIAAGEIVGVAGLLGSGRTELCELAYGSVKPDQGEVTLGKHSLTKSSLRRAIQEGMGYCPEDRKQDGIVAELSVRENMILALQASKGWWSPISMAEQQNLVEEMIQRLAIKTPDMDKPIGELSGGNQQKVILARWLITHPALLILDEPTRGIDIGAHHEIIQIIKELCEQGMGLLVASSELEELVMFAHRVVVMKDHHKISELQGDEVSEQAILRTIAS
- the yjfF gene encoding galactofuranose ABC transporter, permease protein YjfF is translated as MINERNLPILATLLVFILLYGFGVYEYKGFRDTLVFSNLLTDNAFLIITAIGMTFVILSGGIDLSVGSMIAFIGVLMAYLISNTGMHPLFAIGIALVVGVAFGAAMGVIIAFFEIQAFIVTLAGMFLFRGLAYLINLDAVPIDHPFISGLYDIYLPLPGRGGLTFIAMAMLVLLAIGILIARRTRFGMSVYALGGDSHSAALLGVPVKKTIIKIYALSGFYSAMSGVIFAIYTGSAYPLAAVGVELDAIAAVVIGGTLLTGGVGYVFGTFLGGMIQGIIQTLITFDGSLNSWWTKLAVGGLLLFFILLQKGIVVWVKKRSAS
- a CDS encoding pirin family protein, giving the protein MITLRNAQDRGHANFGWLNSHHTFSFGNYYDPQHMGFSHLRVINDDTVTPGAGFETHGHKDMEILSLVLEGTIAHKDSAGNVKELPAGEYQLMSAGKGIYHSEFNASKSDMLKFLQIWIQPNQLGGQPGYQQKEFSQAQGFTTIITPDGADGTLHIKQNMQLIQLILEDQQTATWQADSKRHYYVHVIEGELSLEDGITIKPGDGAKIEEVTEIHFERLSEQRVKALLFDLV